TATGTGAATCAAGTGTAACAAGAGGGAAGGACACTGTTAGGCTGCAATCTCAAGTACATGCAACACAAGTGTATATGCaaaatttacttaattaataatactaATGCACATAAAATATTAGTCTAGAAATTGTAGAATGCAACTTTGGCTACAATCATTTTGATAGTACACTGTGTTTGCATTTCCTGTTTAGTGTCCTATGGTAGCTGCTTCTTGTAGATTTACAATTTCAGTGTTATCAGTATCTGTTTTTTTGACGTCTTTGTCTTCGCTGTCAGATACCTTATGATGCTTTACCTGTATAGCAGACAAACtacttgtctctctgtcattATCAGCTGTAGCTTTCTTGTCTTGTGCACTTCCGCTCTTGGCATTTTCATCTTGATCTTCAGTCTCTCTGACATCACTGTTGTCTCCATTTTGCTTACCATGAGCATCTTCATTGTTGGTGACTTCTTGCTGATCTTTTTGGATGTCAGAATGAGTAAATCTACTTGTTTGGTTGCCAGTTGACATAGCGGCTTTGCTAGAAATAAGTAGCCCTCCATCATCATGTAATGAAGCTGCTTCATCAGAGGTTACCCTTGAGCCATCATATACTTGTGAACTAGCTGCTACATTGGGAATAACAACTGCTCCATCATGTGATATTTGACTATTAGATACACTGCCGTTATCATTGAGATCATTTTCTGTATTTTCTTTACCAccactgtttgtgtttgttgctcCTCTGTTAACGTACATCTCAGCGACGTAGTCATCTGGCAGATGGACAATATGTAAATGAGATTCAGAAACAGCAACATTCTTACTTTTCCCTATCATCTCATCTTCATTTTTATTGGACTCTTTGTCTTCACCACCACAAAGTGAAATAACTCTGTAGCCGCCAAATATAATTCCAAACAAATTCTTGAGAAGAAATACTAGCTGTAAGTCCTGTGTGCTGTACTCCGATGCAATGTAGACTCGAAGAGCAAAGAACGGACCATCCAAGAAAAGAATAGTCAATGTTGTCCACGCAATTTCATTCACTGTATTATCCGATGCCATGCCAACATCAATCTGAACCAAAAGGAAGACGCTAGTTGATGTAAATGTCAGCACCACAATAAGAAGAGTTCGATCTTTGTGCAATTCAGGTTCATCAACTACCAAATGAGTGAATTCTGCAATGTCAAATGCCATAGCAAGAGCCACTTGCAACAGACCAGAAAATGCTTTGGAAGTCAGACCCTCTTTGGGCATCCACCATCGACCAAGTATTGTAAGTGGAAGCACAAGTTGCAGCAGTGCATATGACTCTTTATCCAACTGTACACAACACATAATATGAATAGAGTTGAAGATGCAGTGTACAGTATGTTTATGTGACTGCATGTGTCTGATTACAGTAAAAAATTGTGCAACTTGAGTTATTTCACTAGTTAATGTCGTGGTTAGCAACAGTACTGCATGCAAATGGGGATGCAAGTAAGCTGGCATATACCAGTTCTGGATCTGATGTATCTGTCTCACAGTTGACTGGACCCTCAAGCTTAGCAGACGTGACTGTCTTGTTTTTAAGAGTGGCTGTTGTGTCATTAGAAATTGTTGTGTACGTAGGAATAGCTGTCTTGTAGATAGAAATGGTTGTTGTGTAGGTAGGAATAGCTGTCGTGTAAGTAGAGACGTCTGTCTGATTGGCAGAAATGGCTGTTATGTTGGCTTGTGAAGCATTTTCTGCACGCTTTCCTCGTGGTACTTTTACTGGTGGCGTTGGAACGGGAAAAGAAGTAACTGGATGCAAAGAACTGACTATTTCAGCTGGAGTGGAACTCATCATTGCATGTTGAGTAAAATCTGCTTGTTCTTTACTGGTTCCCATTGAGAGTACAGTTTCATGTAAAGACATGGCATCAATTGCAATACCACTACTCTGCGCAGAATAAGAATTAGTTGTAGAATGCTGCTTTAACTGTGCAGCAGTTGGTGATGGCAAAACCGTTGCTACTGTGCTCAGTAGCTTCCTTCCATCGGTGTCTGTTTCAACCTTTGATAAGTTACATTCGACTGTAAGGCTGTCTGTTGAAAATACCAAGTCATTGGAAAGGAATTTCTTGTCATCAACAAGAGGTAAAATGATGAGCCAGAAACAAGTTATTGCCACAACTAGGTAGATAAGCAATGGTTGGTACCTGTAACAATTAGAAAGTTGTAAGATAATACATTACAGATACTCACTAACATGAATAAATCCAAACCCACACTATCTAAAGATAACAAAGGGGTAACTTTGTCTTAGAAATCAATACTAGTGACAAGACAATTCTATGGTTCAATATTAAAATTgctatacattatattattaaGGACATACCTGCTTAGCTCAGTTGTTTGCTACCGCCCAAAAGGGGGAAGAATGACGTTTGCTAACCCTAATAAGTGTAAATGCATAAAGTTAAATTGCTACCGTCCATAGGGCGGGGTAGGACTAGCCAATCACTATTTCATAGGCGGAATATGAGCTAATTTGGTGTTTGCCAGGCAATCAATGTAAAGTTTGTTCTTCTCAATACTTGACAGGAGGCAACAGAATTCTCTTGAATTTTGTTGTACACATCACTGAAGAATGAACAACTCATGAAATGAAGGTTAAATCTGTTTGACTATCACTGAAATGGTGCAAAGAAAATTTAAAGAGTCAACCAATGTCAGATTCTTCACCGTACAGTGCAGAACAACTACAGGGAACTAGCTATGTTCGCATCTTATTTCCTAGGCACTTACAAGTTATCAAATATAGTTGCATGCTTAAAGTAACGCGTAACATTTATGGCAAGTTAGCATTCTTGACATACCATACATTGGCTTTCATCTTCTCTTTAGCGATTCCTCGTCTGTATTGAATGATCCTTGGAATGGTGATAGCAGCAAatggaaacacacacaaaccaagcAGCCAGAACAAATAGTTGTCATTAACAAGAGTTACTCGCCACGTCAAAACCATCAAATGAACTAGCAGAAAGAGAATTGGAAGAATAAAACTGAAGAAAATTTTGCTCCATGACAAATACAAAGATTTCTCCTCAAACACAGACTGTGCAGCTGATGACATGGTATTCGTTATCTTATTAATGAAAGATGCAGACTGGTCATCTGATGTTTCAGACACAGCAGCACTTGATCTGCGCTGTTCATTCCTTTTCTTCCTCTTCGTTGTCTTCAAGATTGCAAAGATGTGATAGACACCAAACACGATACTATAGGCATTCTTGAGAGGGAAGATTAATTGGACAATTGCGAATCCAGAAACTGTAAGAATGTAGATACGAATGATCAAAAAAGGGATCTCCTGACACACAATGCTGTAGACTGTCCAAAACATTTCCCATCGTGCAGACGAGACAGCACGTTTGGCCAAAGCCTCAGATAGCTGCAAGAGCTGTAGCAGACTAAGAGATGTGAAAACCAAGATGAGATATGCAAGCGTTTTATCATTACGAAGATCGTCATTCTGTATGTTGTCTTGTAGCTCTACAATATCAAAGGACATGGCAACTCCAGTCATCAGCAGTTGTGAGAGCTCTTTGTTTGTAAGATCAACTCGTGGCATCATCCATCGAGTAAAGATAATGACAGGGGTAATGAGTTGGATGCCAATATAAGCAATTGTTTCAAAATTGATATCCTGACAAAAGACAACGTAGTAATTATATTGCTGATTTAGTGTgtataaaaacataaaaattctATACTAAGTCATTAATTGTCTGTTAAACTCTCTGAATGAGGACTTGTGGGTGTATGGTCATGGTTTTGGTAGTTCATGCACCGAAATACAAGTACAAGACGATGTGTTGTTGCTCTGTTGTCTCTTCACATGCCCTTGTTGGTTGGATGTTTTAAGTGTTTACCTGAATGACCTGTGTGCTCCAAACACCCATACCATAATGGAAAGTGCTTTTCAATGCTTTCTCtcaataacagacaaactagaaTATCTAAGgcggtggtgtgtgtgtgcatgtgtgtaaacCCTCCAAGAGGGTACCCTTGGGACCTTGTATTTCTGGTAGTTTCCTGGCCAGGGGTAGgaaatacatgctaacttcagCCTTGGCAAGCTGGGGATGGTGTGAGGCTAGGATGCACTAGCCCAACAAGCTGGTTATCTGAGTAACTGCGTATTTGCTACTACTCACAGAACAGAGCACAATTTTTTAAACTTCTGCAATGCCGAATGGGTATTGGCAGAATTCCGGGTTCCagttccaggtgtgtgtgtgtgtgtgtgtgtgtgtgtgtgtgcgcgcgcgcgcgcgcgcacgcgtgtgtgcatgcgcatgcgcatgtgtgcatgtgtgtgtgcgtgtgtgtgtgtgtgtgtgtgtgtgtgtgtgtgtgtgtgcatgtgtgtgtgtgcatgtgtgtgtgcagggttCTAAAAATCCAGTTGCCAAGTCAccatatggcgaccacttctagaTGGCTGGTGACTAAACGAACAGTGTGGTCGCCAATTTCGCGACTAGAAATATTGGTAGTTTCTAGTCTTTCGTGGCAGCGGCTCTTGGATGCaaaccacctgctcagcagatgtttgcattttgctttctacttctaccatttagtggcaccctGCGACATATGCCGCCTATGTAGCACCTTTGTACATATCGTGTAACAACAtatcacctagcaatctattgcgagTCATTGCTATTCTCTGGTACACCATCATTTTTACGGACTCTAGTGCCTGTACCGATCTGATTGGTCTGTGtcatcagctccagacaaatcCAACTAAAGACCCACAGACGCGTataaatttttcaaacaattgtgGTCACTCCTATCCTTCATAAGCTACACgaacaaatccaagtcaacagctctatcatcgaTGAGACGCCGTTGCGCAGCAGCTTCTCCCGAATGAAACATGAAATTCGCAGccaatcgtagttgaaggtgacggcaactgcctatttagatccttttctatgctgttcaaagaatctgaccatcttcaattgagacaaataaacactattATGCAGATATTTGCAAACGGTGGGCGtaggaagtggcaaaacaaacagcttttccccagcaagctgcctgagtgtctttctatcaaaagAACTAGACCCAGATGTACGTCCAGAAGCTCatacgtctcctagtgctactaagaaaggttgttcagacaaaagtttctgcatgtgaaATCTAGGCGTTGAATGAAGCCATAGTGTTTCAGAGATTAacacagctagccataggaAACCACGTGGGGTGTCGGGTTTTCCCTTGAGAGTTACCGGATGTCctgttctcagcaaatcagtagtggcactgagtcatatagagaatttaatttaaaaagcgctcaaagaatgctcatgtcttattgatGGATAGCCAGAatgtggatgtgatgacaaaccacataatcacgttattaacattacaaaaccacacaaccacattttgtttggttgtagctatacaattagtggaaagtttctataaaatatgaatactcatactaTTACCTAAAAGAATCCCAAGTACCACACTttagattgatgtgtttactagccaatgttcatcaaacattactgcaaattcctagttaggtcttaatttaatgtcaaacatgataatctgggaaacggtctcaacagtgatattaatgacttgtttacttctg
The sequence above is drawn from the Corticium candelabrum chromosome 8, ooCorCand1.1, whole genome shotgun sequence genome and encodes:
- the LOC134183722 gene encoding uncharacterized protein LOC134183722 produces the protein MASDNTVNEIAWTTLTILFLDGPFFALRVYIASEYSTQDLQLVFLLKNLFGIIFGGYRVISLCGGEDKESNKNEDEMIGKNDYVAEMYVNRGATNTNSGGKENTENDLNDNGSVSNSQISHDGAVVIPNVAASSQVYDGSRVTSDEAASLHDDGGLLISSKAAMSTGNQTSRFTHSDIQKDQQEVTNNEDAHGKQNGDNSDVRETEDQDENAKSGSAQDKKATADNDRETSSLSAIQVKHHKVSDSEDKDVKKTDTDNTEIVNLQEAATIGH
- the LOC134183664 gene encoding uncharacterized protein LOC134183664 codes for the protein MGVWSTQVIQDINFETIAYIGIQLITPVIIFTRWMMPRVDLTNKELSQLLMTGVAMSFDIVELQDNIQNDDLRNDKTLAYLILVFTSLSLLQLLQLSEALAKRAVSSARWEMFWTVYSIVCQEIPFLIIRIYILTVSGFAIVQLIFPLKNAYSIVFGVYHIFAILKTTKRKKRNEQRRSSAAVSETSDDQSASFINKITNTMSSAAQSVFEEKSLYLSWSKIFFSFILPILFLLVHLMVLTWRVTLVNDNYLFWLLGLCVFPFAAITIPRIIQYRRGIAKEKMKANVWYQPLLIYLVVAITCFWLIILPLVDDKKFLSNDLVFSTDSLTVECNLSKVETDTDGRKLLSTVATVLPSPTAAQLKQHSTTNSYSAQSSGIAIDAMSLHETVLSMGTSKEQADFTQHAMMSSTPAEIVSSLHPVTSFPVPTPPVKVPRGKRAENASQANITAISANQTDVSTYTTAIPTYTTTISIYKTAIPTYTTISNDTTATLKNKTVTSAKLEGPVNCETDTSDPELLDKESYALLQLVLPLTILGRWWMPKEGLTSKAFSGLLQVALAMAFDIAEFTHLRLPFGSD